One part of the Candidatus Aquiluna sp. UB-MaderosW2red genome encodes these proteins:
- the rsgA gene encoding ribosome small subunit-dependent GTPase A, translated as MSWLYEPQNRHDLDEDDVKIRPNPKGSRPRTKRRPNFDNAPVGMVLEVHLARYRVLLDSGIEVLATLAKDMRKDGCVTCDRVALDGDVSSDKGSLARIVRREPRSSQLTRTSEDGEGAEQTIVANADQLVIVMASENPEPRPRLVDRYLVAGYHAGLKPILVMTKCDLKDPDEFLENFRGFDLEIIKYRKDEPQIDRLASLLENHTTVFVGHSGVGKTTLINQLAPNYQRPTGEVNLVTGRGKHTSSSAKAIHAHGGWLIDTPGIRTFGLSGIDAAGVLKGFSDLALAAEKCPRGCSHMIEAPDCSLDDQAAEGVLQELRLDSFRRLILSIQSVD; from the coding sequence GTGAGCTGGCTTTATGAACCGCAGAATCGCCACGACCTAGACGAAGACGATGTCAAAATCAGGCCCAACCCCAAAGGTTCTAGGCCCAGAACCAAGCGACGACCTAATTTCGATAACGCTCCGGTGGGTATGGTGCTTGAGGTTCATTTAGCAAGATATCGGGTGTTGCTAGATAGCGGGATAGAGGTGCTGGCGACCCTGGCCAAGGACATGCGCAAAGACGGTTGCGTGACTTGCGACCGAGTCGCGCTGGATGGGGATGTTTCTTCAGATAAAGGCTCGCTTGCGAGAATAGTTAGACGTGAACCCAGAAGCTCTCAGCTAACTAGAACCTCCGAAGATGGCGAGGGGGCTGAGCAAACCATTGTTGCGAACGCCGATCAATTAGTTATCGTAATGGCAAGTGAAAACCCGGAGCCAAGACCCAGGCTGGTGGATCGCTATCTAGTGGCCGGATACCACGCAGGCCTAAAGCCGATTTTGGTCATGACCAAGTGCGATCTCAAGGACCCCGATGAGTTTCTGGAAAACTTTCGCGGTTTCGATTTAGAGATAATTAAATACCGAAAAGATGAGCCGCAAATTGACCGACTGGCGAGCCTACTCGAAAATCACACTACGGTTTTTGTTGGCCATTCGGGAGTGGGCAAGACAACTCTGATTAACCAACTAGCCCCCAACTACCAAAGACCAACCGGCGAAGTGAATTTAGTTACCGGGCGCGGAAAGCACACCTCCTCATCGGCCAAGGCGATCCACGCCCATGGTGGCTGGTTGATCGACACCCCGGGAATTAGGACCTTTGGTCTCAGCGGGATAGATGCCGCCGGGGTGCTCAAAGGCTTTAGTGATCTGGCGCTTGCCGCAGAAAAATGCCCCAGGGGCTGCTCCCACATGATAGAGGCACCAGATTGCTCGCTGGATGACCAAGCGGCCGAGGGTGTTCTGCAGGAGCTTCGACTAGATTCCTTTAGGAGACTAATTCTCTCGATCCAGTCGGTAGATTAA
- the aroA gene encoding 3-phosphoshikimate 1-carboxyvinyltransferase translates to MTAEHTYWKAPLGKALDASISLPGSKSLTNRELVLSAIAMAPSTLISPLKSRDTLLMIQALEGLGTKFEWQGEDLLVIPSELIGPAKVDCGLAGTVMRFLPPLAALAKGETQFDGDLGARKRPMKTTIDSLRELGVNVESETNSLPLSVHGNGFVRGGELEIDASKSSQFVSGLLLVAARFQEGLTLKHNGNELPSAPHIEMTLAVLRNRGVKAKRIDERTWRVEPGLVSGGTVIIEPDLSNAGPFLAAVLVAGGNLRIKNWPANTTQVGDEFRQILPQMGAEVELKDGDLVVSGGGSISGIDIDLSIGGELAPVIAALAALADSPSRITGIAHLRGHETDRLFALCTEINRIGGNATELPDGIEIQPGTLHGAQWQSYEDHRMATAGAVIGLRVKGIEIENIQTTQKTMPDFVALWETMLGIE, encoded by the coding sequence ATGACAGCTGAGCACACCTATTGGAAAGCGCCCTTGGGCAAAGCCCTGGACGCAAGCATTTCGCTTCCCGGCTCTAAATCTCTCACCAATCGAGAATTGGTGCTCTCGGCAATTGCGATGGCCCCTTCTACTCTCATTTCTCCACTGAAATCCAGAGACACCCTGCTGATGATTCAGGCATTGGAGGGCTTGGGCACAAAGTTTGAATGGCAAGGTGAGGACCTATTGGTCATCCCGAGTGAGCTTATAGGGCCAGCAAAAGTTGATTGCGGCTTGGCCGGCACGGTCATGAGATTTTTGCCGCCATTGGCCGCTCTTGCTAAGGGTGAAACCCAGTTTGATGGCGACCTCGGGGCTAGAAAACGCCCCATGAAAACCACCATCGACTCCCTTCGAGAGCTGGGGGTCAATGTTGAATCGGAGACTAATTCATTACCGCTGAGCGTTCATGGAAATGGATTCGTGCGTGGCGGTGAGCTGGAAATTGACGCTTCTAAATCCAGCCAGTTCGTCTCCGGCTTATTGCTTGTGGCGGCTCGGTTCCAAGAGGGGCTAACTCTAAAACATAATGGGAACGAGCTGCCGTCAGCTCCTCACATCGAGATGACGCTAGCTGTTCTAAGAAACCGAGGCGTGAAAGCCAAGCGAATTGATGAGCGCACCTGGCGGGTAGAGCCGGGCCTGGTCTCCGGGGGCACAGTAATCATTGAGCCCGATTTATCTAACGCCGGGCCATTTTTGGCCGCTGTGCTGGTGGCTGGTGGGAACCTAAGAATCAAAAACTGGCCGGCAAACACAACCCAAGTGGGAGACGAATTTCGACAAATCCTGCCCCAAATGGGCGCTGAGGTTGAGCTCAAGGATGGCGACCTGGTGGTTTCAGGAGGCGGGTCAATATCCGGAATCGATATCGATCTATCAATCGGTGGGGAGCTGGCACCGGTGATTGCGGCCTTGGCGGCCCTGGCCGACTCCCCCTCCCGCATCACCGGGATAGCGCACCTGCGCGGTCATGAAACCGATCGACTCTTTGCGCTTTGCACCGAGATTAATCGGATTGGCGGCAATGCCACCGAATTACCCGATGGAATTGAGATTCAGCCCGGAACCCTGCACGGTGCGCAATGGCAAAGCTATGAAGATCACCGGATGGCTACTGCTGGAGCCGTTATCGGCTTGCGGGTAAAGGGTATTGAGATCGAAAATATTCAAACCACCCAAAAGACCATGCCGGATTTTGTGGCTCTTTGGGAAACCATGCTGGGCATCGAGTGA
- a CDS encoding SLAC1 anion channel family protein — translation MTDTQLEPESGLKHLPISLFAAVMGFAGLTIATKKLEEMFELPTIGSTMLLVFSIAIWLLVFVAYALKALRYPEAVIEELDHPVRLSFFPTAAIGLLLIAIPLVEINELLANLIWWIGALGQLGLMLLILDRWIHKEHFKLEHNSPAWFIPVVGNLVVPLAGVELGYVALSYFFFAIGIFFWLPLLAISLNRAFFFPAIPKKLLPTLFILIAPPAVAFLAWVRLQQNEIDDFAVLIYFFGLFTTLMLVSQAKRFMNLDFGLPWWAFTFPLTAITVASFRFYELVPQLQYQIIALSLYAVTVLVVAMVFAATLFGFWRKEICVPE, via the coding sequence ATGACCGATACGCAATTAGAGCCGGAATCTGGACTTAAACACCTACCGATTTCTTTATTTGCCGCCGTCATGGGTTTTGCGGGCCTCACAATTGCAACGAAAAAACTCGAAGAAATGTTCGAACTGCCAACCATCGGCTCGACCATGTTGCTTGTTTTTTCTATTGCTATCTGGTTGTTGGTTTTTGTTGCCTACGCCCTCAAAGCGTTGCGTTATCCCGAAGCCGTGATTGAGGAACTAGATCACCCGGTTCGGTTGAGTTTTTTTCCGACCGCAGCAATTGGGTTATTGCTGATTGCCATACCGCTGGTTGAAATAAATGAGCTGCTGGCCAATTTGATTTGGTGGATTGGCGCCCTGGGCCAGCTTGGCCTAATGCTTCTTATCTTGGACCGTTGGATTCATAAGGAGCACTTCAAGCTCGAGCACAACTCCCCGGCCTGGTTTATCCCCGTGGTCGGCAACCTGGTTGTCCCTTTGGCGGGCGTCGAACTTGGTTATGTTGCGCTTTCCTATTTCTTTTTTGCGATCGGAATATTCTTCTGGCTGCCACTTTTGGCAATCAGCCTGAACCGCGCCTTCTTTTTTCCTGCAATACCCAAGAAACTATTGCCAACCCTGTTTATTCTGATCGCACCGCCCGCGGTAGCTTTTTTGGCCTGGGTGAGACTCCAGCAAAATGAAATTGATGATTTTGCGGTGCTGATTTACTTTTTTGGGCTATTCACCACGCTGATGCTGGTCTCCCAGGCCAAGCGATTTATGAATTTGGATTTTGGCCTGCCCTGGTGGGCTTTTACTTTTCCGCTGACTGCCATCACCGTGGCTAGTTTTCGATTCTATGAACTTGTTCCTCAACTTCAGTATCAGATCATTGCTCTTTCGCTTTATGCGGTGACGGTGCTGGTGGTTGCCATGGTCTTCGCCGCGACACTTTTCGGCTTTTGGCGCAAAGAAATTTGCGTTCCAGAATAG
- a CDS encoding zf-HC2 domain-containing protein, whose amino-acid sequence MKQVDCDEVKRNVHEYIHAELMDLELNTLTSHLANCDSCEDHYDIEVVLNQVILRSCDEVPTKELAERVMNRLMQIQTNS is encoded by the coding sequence ATGAAGCAGGTAGATTGCGACGAAGTTAAACGCAACGTTCACGAGTACATTCACGCAGAGTTGATGGATTTGGAGCTCAACACCCTCACGAGCCATCTTGCCAATTGCGATTCGTGCGAGGATCACTACGACATCGAGGTCGTTCTCAATCAGGTGATTTTGCGCTCTTGCGACGAAGTTCCGACCAAGGAATTGGCTGAGCGCGTGATGAATCGCTTGATGCAGATTCAGACCAACTCTTAG
- a CDS encoding inositol monophosphatase family protein, translating to MNDLDLAILLANAADEISLTRFRSVDLLVETKPDRTPVTDADKAVELKLRQIIDLHSPGDGVIGEEFENTLGSERVWIIDPIDGTANYLRGLPIWASLIALRENGIITTSVVSAPALGRRWWAKLGNGAFTKDVDGSVRSLDVSKVADLGDSSISYNSMQQWDQAGMLENLISLSRKVWRTRAFGDFLSYMYLAEGSIDMVCEHDLKIHDIAALVPIILEAGGSITDLFGELTEDSSSILATNSLLHRSFQSELTT from the coding sequence ATGAACGATCTAGACCTGGCGATTCTGCTTGCCAATGCCGCAGATGAAATTTCCCTCACTCGCTTTCGAAGTGTCGACCTTTTGGTGGAAACCAAGCCCGATCGCACTCCGGTTACCGATGCCGACAAAGCTGTTGAATTGAAATTGCGCCAGATTATCGATTTACACTCCCCGGGTGATGGTGTGATTGGCGAGGAGTTTGAGAACACTTTGGGCTCCGAGCGAGTTTGGATTATTGACCCAATCGATGGCACGGCAAACTACCTTCGCGGTTTACCAATCTGGGCCAGCCTGATTGCCCTTCGGGAAAACGGAATCATTACCACCTCGGTGGTTTCGGCCCCAGCTTTAGGCAGGCGCTGGTGGGCGAAGCTTGGAAACGGCGCATTCACCAAGGATGTCGACGGAAGCGTCAGAAGTCTCGATGTTTCCAAAGTTGCAGACCTCGGTGATTCTTCGATTAGCTACAACTCGATGCAGCAGTGGGATCAAGCTGGCATGCTCGAAAACCTGATCTCACTAAGCCGCAAGGTATGGCGAACGCGCGCCTTTGGGGATTTTTTAAGCTACATGTACTTGGCTGAGGGGAGCATCGACATGGTTTGCGAGCACGACCTAAAGATTCACGATATTGCCGCCCTGGTTCCGATTATCTTGGAGGCCGGTGGGTCTATCACCGATCTTTTCGGAGAACTAACCGAGGACTCTTCAAGCATTCTGGCCACAAACTCTTTATTGCATCGTAGCTTTCAATCAGAGCTGACCACTTAG
- a CDS encoding sigma-70 family RNA polymerase sigma factor, translated as MPNPKSESLVLFEAQALPLMPQLYGAALRWTRNPSDAEDLVQETFAKAFNAWAKFEQGTNLKAWLFRIMTNTHINLYNKRGRDKAKTALDDLEDWQVGQGESLTATRSKSAELEALDNLPSQVIRDALDQIPEEFRMVVYYAIVEGLPYAEIAGVMDTPVGTVMSRLHRGKKLLKTLLSEYAVQEGYGLEKGAKLE; from the coding sequence ATGCCTAATCCAAAATCAGAGTCACTCGTCTTATTTGAGGCGCAAGCATTGCCCTTGATGCCCCAGCTTTATGGAGCGGCACTTCGCTGGACCAGAAACCCATCGGATGCTGAAGATCTAGTTCAAGAAACCTTTGCCAAGGCATTTAACGCTTGGGCCAAATTCGAGCAAGGCACTAACCTCAAGGCCTGGCTCTTTAGAATCATGACCAACACCCATATCAATCTTTATAACAAGCGCGGCCGGGACAAGGCCAAAACGGCGCTGGATGACCTAGAGGACTGGCAGGTGGGCCAAGGTGAGTCTTTGACCGCTACCAGATCAAAGTCTGCCGAGCTCGAGGCTCTTGACAACTTGCCGTCTCAGGTGATTCGAGACGCTCTAGATCAGATTCCAGAAGAGTTCCGAATGGTGGTTTATTACGCGATAGTGGAGGGGCTGCCCTACGCTGAGATTGCTGGGGTTATGGATACACCGGTTGGCACCGTAATGTCTAGACTTCACCGCGGGAAGAAATTACTAAAAACATTGTTGTCTGAATATGCCGTCCAAGAAGGCTATGGATTAGAAAAAGGAGCCAAACTCGAATGA
- a CDS encoding GDSL-type esterase/lipase family protein → MRSLRVVVLGDELLTGAGDPKGLGWLGRVQARLPQGEDVAFFPLAMVGETTSKLLERWRSEAMLRFTPESENYLVLALSAADISAAITISRSRLNLASLLDDAMREGVKIFVVGPAPTGVTEFDHELEHLCAGFEDVVRRRNIIFVDCFKPLREHEGWLAEVQSHQRRLPGQVGYGLIAWLVLNRGWFDWLGLAEPSD, encoded by the coding sequence TTGCGTTCCCTAAGGGTGGTGGTGCTCGGTGATGAACTCCTCACCGGTGCTGGCGACCCGAAGGGCCTGGGTTGGCTCGGTAGGGTTCAGGCTAGGCTGCCGCAGGGCGAGGATGTTGCTTTTTTTCCACTGGCCATGGTGGGCGAAACTACCAGTAAGTTATTGGAGCGCTGGAGATCAGAAGCGATGCTTCGCTTCACTCCGGAGAGCGAAAACTACCTGGTCTTAGCGCTGAGCGCTGCAGACATTTCAGCGGCAATCACGATTTCGCGATCCAGACTCAACCTGGCCTCACTTCTGGATGACGCGATGCGCGAAGGGGTAAAGATTTTTGTCGTGGGTCCGGCACCGACCGGGGTGACCGAGTTTGATCACGAGTTAGAACATCTTTGCGCTGGCTTTGAAGACGTCGTGCGGCGCAGGAATATTATTTTTGTGGATTGCTTTAAGCCGCTTCGCGAACACGAGGGTTGGTTGGCAGAGGTGCAAAGTCATCAAAGGAGACTGCCTGGCCAGGTGGGCTACGGTCTAATTGCCTGGCTTGTTCTAAATAGAGGCTGGTTTGACTGGTTGGGGCTTGCGGAACCCAGCGACTAA